The following proteins are encoded in a genomic region of Brachypodium distachyon strain Bd21 chromosome 1, Brachypodium_distachyon_v3.0, whole genome shotgun sequence:
- the LOC112269997 gene encoding uncharacterized protein LOC112269997, with the protein MSNYMMYLLFAKPEMLMAGTRRNLFLVAYGQLKEILEDQELQQQPVAERAIAQKIITKVKESPGGGSFVHDAWDLAEALLAIPNEKEMWEVIQGVWVEMLCFSASRCRGYLHAKSLGTGGELLTFVWLLWSHMGMETLAERMQGTDVELPAGGDGDGEGEGIASAFHLGNRFTSAGISMASAIVEDDEEELIDAMLAIGEDG; encoded by the exons ATGTCCAACTACATGATGTACCTGCTGTTTGCAAAACCAGAGATGCTAATGGCCGGCACAAGGAGGAATCTGTTCTTAGTGGCCTACGGCCAGCTCAAGGAGATCCTCGAGGACCAAGAGCTGCAGCAACAACCTGTGGCGGAAAGAGCAATTGCACAGAAAATAATCACCAAGGTCAAGGAGTCACCAGGAGGGGGGTCTTTCGTCCATGATGCCTGGGATCTCGCTGAAGCATTGTTGGCTATACCCAACGAGAAGGAGATGTGGGAGGTGATCCAAGGCGTGTGGGTGGAGATGCTCTGCTTCTCTGCCAGCAGGTGCCGAGGGTACCTGCACGCCAAGAGTCTGGGTACCGGTGGGGAGTTGCTAACCTTCGTGTGGCTCCTGTGGTCGCACATGGGGATGGAAACCTTGGCGGAGAGGATGCAGGGGACGGACGTAGAGCTTCCAGctggtggagatggagatggagaaggagaaggaattGCTAGCGCTTTCCATCTGGGAAATCGATTCACCAGTGCTGGGATTTCCATGGCCAGCGCCATCGTAGAagacgacgaagaggag TTGATCGATGCCATGCTCGCCATCGGAGAAGACGGCTAA